The Pseudomonas multiresinivorans DNA window GGCCTGCCCAGGAGGCCAGCCTGCTGTATCCTTCGCGCCGTTTTCTGCCGGCCCGGACCCGCGCGCTGATCGACTTCCTCATCGAGCGCCTGCCGCACCTGCCCGGCTTCGAAGCCCTGTGAGCGCCCTGCGCGGTTCCCCGTGTAGCGCAGCGACTATGCTTTTCGCCATTGAACCGAACCGGCACGCCCGCCGGCCGGTCGAACCCTGACACTCGCCCCCGAGGGACTTGAATGGGCAAGCCACACACACCTTATCTGCTGGCCGCCCTGGCCCTGCCTGTGCTGCTGGCCGGCTGCTCCACGCCCGCCAGCAACCCTTGCGACGAGCCGCTGAGCGGCGAGGCCTGCCGCCAGGAACGCCTGCTCTACCAGAACGACATGCTGCAGGCGAAGCTGCTGATCGCCACCGGCGACCTGGCCAACTACGAGCTGGCCGAGGCCCTGCTGACGCGCTCCCTGGAGAAGGACGAGCGCGGCGAGGCGAGCTTCTACATGGCGCTGCTGAAGATCAAGGAAGGCCCGCAGGTCGACGAAGTGCTGTCGCTGCTCGGCAAGGCCGCCGACGCCGGCCAACCGTACGCGGTGGCGCTGCTGTACAAGATCTGGTCCGAGCCCTTCCTGGTCGAGCAGGCCGACCCGCAGAAGGCCCAGCAGTACCTGGAGGACTACGCCAACCTCGACGTCGCCAAGAGCGGCTACCCGTCCTTCGAGAAGGCCAGCGCGCTGGTCGATGCCCTGCTCAGCGAACCGCCTGCCGTCGCCGGCCAGCCCGCCCAGCCCTAGCCCTCGTCCGGTGTCGGCTCGGCCTGGGCGAAGGTGCGCTCGCCGTCACCCTTGCCGTGAGGCAGGTGGTGCTCGATCACCGCGTTCAGCTCTGCTCCCAGCAGCAGCACCGCCGACGAGATATAGAAATACAGCAGCAGCACGATGATCGCGCCGACGCTGCCGTACATGGCGTTGTAGTCGGCGAAGTTCTTCACGTAGTAGCCGAATCCCAGTGACGCAGATATCCACAGCACCACGGCGAGCACCGACCCGGGCGTGATGAAGCGGAACTTCTGCTGCACGTTGGGCGTGACGTAGTAGATGATCGCCACCGCCATCATCATCAGCAGCACGATCACCGGCCAGCGCAGGATATTCCAGAGGATCACCACGAAGTCCTCCAGGCCCACCTGGGCGGCGATCCAGCCCATCACCTGGGGCCCGAGGATCATCAGCGCGGCGATCAGCATCAGCATGGCCACCAGGCCGAAGGTGTAGAACAGCGACAGCGGGATGCGCTTCCAGGCCGGCCGCGCTTCACGCACGTCGTAGGCTGCATTGAGCGCGATCATCAGCGAGCGCACCGCCGCCGAGGACGACCACAGCGCCACCACGATACCGATGGACAGCAGGCCGCCCTGGCGCTGTTGCAGTTGGTCGATGACCGGGTTGACCTGGTCCAGCGCCTGGGCGGGCAGCACGTAGTTGGCCTGTTGGCGGAGGAAGTCGAAGAACTCGGGCAGGTGCAGGAAGCCCAGCAGCGCAATGAGGAACAGCAGGAAGGGAAACAGCGAGAACAGCCCCTGGTAAGCCAGCGCAGCGGCGTAGGTGGGCATCTCGTCTTCGAGGAATTCCTTCAGCGTCAGACTGACCAGCTTCCAGGGCCCCAGACTGAGCCCGCGCATATCCATGAATCGCATCCCGCACCGTCCTCCCGATGAGCGCTCCACCTGCCGGCAACTGCAGGGTGGACCTGCGCAACGCCGGCAAAGTTGCAAGAAATGCGCGACGCAGAGCGCCCGCCAGCACAGACCATAGCCGCTGGCAGGGCCGCGATGCCAGAGCGGAAGGGTTTCAGTCGGCCAGCCGATAGACCTTGGCGAAGCGCTCTGCCTTCACCACGCCGTAGTCGCCGGGGGCGTATTGCATGACCCAGTCACCCGCGGCGCCGGTGAGGCGGTCGCCACCTGCCGAGCGCAGCAGGGTGAAGGGCTGGTCCATGCGCCGGGCCAGCACCACGCTGGGACGGTTGCGGTAGGCACCGGGGTGCCCGTGCGTGAGTGTCGCGTCGGCGGGCAGGTATTTCGGGTCGAAACGCACGCGGGAAACGACCCAACTCTCCCCGGTCGCGCTGCTGATGATCGCGTCACCGATAGCGTAGCGGTTGGGGCCCTCGAGGCTCATCAACTCGCCCGGCGCGACGGCGAATTCGACGGTGACGGTTTCATCCTTCACCACGCGTTGCGCGGCGGGATCGGTACGGAGGTCGAGTTGGGTGAGTTCGATCATGGCGGGACTGCAGACCTGCGGAAATGGTGGGGAACGACC harbors:
- a CDS encoding YihY/virulence factor BrkB family protein, with the translated sequence MRFMDMRGLSLGPWKLVSLTLKEFLEDEMPTYAAALAYQGLFSLFPFLLFLIALLGFLHLPEFFDFLRQQANYVLPAQALDQVNPVIDQLQQRQGGLLSIGIVVALWSSSAAVRSLMIALNAAYDVREARPAWKRIPLSLFYTFGLVAMLMLIAALMILGPQVMGWIAAQVGLEDFVVILWNILRWPVIVLLMMMAVAIIYYVTPNVQQKFRFITPGSVLAVVLWISASLGFGYYVKNFADYNAMYGSVGAIIVLLLYFYISSAVLLLGAELNAVIEHHLPHGKGDGERTFAQAEPTPDEG
- a CDS encoding PGDYG domain-containing protein; the protein is MIELTQLDLRTDPAAQRVVKDETVTVEFAVAPGELMSLEGPNRYAIGDAIISSATGESWVVSRVRFDPKYLPADATLTHGHPGAYRNRPSVVLARRMDQPFTLLRSAGGDRLTGAAGDWVMQYAPGDYGVVKAERFAKVYRLAD